A portion of the Halobacillus ihumii genome contains these proteins:
- a CDS encoding class F sortase, with translation MKWRTYFTIVGLGALLLAGYNSNVWANFTSPYDPTAETTTSENKKQEASDLSLESEEFTLVDQSGDVKEVDFETDKPDTSSGIVPTNLKIPSLDIDAPVSKVGILDSGQMGVPKDDKTVGWFEPGTKPGNTGNAVMAGHVDNQSGPAVFFYLDDLQKGDEVIVTNEEGKELTFVVQKLESYPRNDAPIEKVFGKTDKKRLNLITCTGNFNYDKGTHEERLVVYTELKSSLDNDKEQSKEDADYEIKAPTHVEVNGTFVTWHAVRVDGVAGYRVYRSEDGENFKKVASISEHERKTYTDPEASKYTYYVTTVYLDGTESEPSKHAKAE, from the coding sequence ATGAAGTGGAGAACGTATTTTACCATTGTAGGCTTAGGGGCCCTGCTGCTGGCGGGGTATAATTCAAACGTATGGGCGAACTTTACCTCCCCCTATGATCCGACAGCTGAAACAACAACCTCTGAAAATAAAAAACAGGAAGCCTCTGATCTCTCCCTGGAATCTGAAGAGTTTACGCTCGTTGATCAATCAGGCGACGTCAAAGAAGTTGATTTTGAAACGGATAAACCAGACACGAGCAGCGGTATCGTTCCAACTAACTTGAAGATTCCTAGTCTCGACATTGATGCGCCTGTATCCAAAGTAGGCATCCTCGACAGCGGACAAATGGGCGTGCCGAAAGATGACAAGACAGTCGGATGGTTCGAGCCGGGCACGAAGCCAGGCAACACCGGGAACGCTGTCATGGCCGGGCACGTCGATAACCAATCCGGGCCAGCCGTCTTTTTCTATCTGGATGATTTACAAAAAGGTGATGAGGTCATTGTCACGAATGAAGAAGGAAAAGAGCTGACGTTTGTCGTACAAAAACTCGAAAGCTATCCCCGTAATGACGCACCAATTGAGAAAGTTTTCGGGAAAACCGATAAAAAAAGGCTCAACCTGATTACGTGCACAGGAAACTTCAACTATGACAAAGGTACCCATGAAGAGCGTTTGGTAGTGTACACAGAACTGAAGTCTTCCTTGGATAACGACAAAGAGCAGTCCAAAGAAGACGCCGATTACGAGATTAAAGCCCCTACCCATGTGGAAGTGAACGGAACTTTCGTAACATGGCATGCAGTCCGTGTCGATGGGGTGGCAGGCTATCGTGTGTATCGCAGTGAAGATGGCGAGAACTTCAAAAAAGTAGCCAGCATCTCCGAACACGAACGCAAAACGTACACCGATCCTGAAGCATCAAAATACACGTATTACGTGACAACCGTTTACCTGGACGGAACCGAATCAGAACCTTCTAAACACGCCAAAGCCGAATAA
- a CDS encoding copper amine oxidase, with the protein MKTLKKAVVMFMAIMLLIPSLAMAHEGETHDKPTSKTPAADLRAGLDQLLSEHFVLATTAMIKDYNDAEDADEVYKKLDQNAKDMTPVIASVYGEEAAAKFEDIFLGHNDYTPDFVEAKVNNDKEARQAAEAEVDEFVKQFSSFLAKATEGNLPQEKAAKVLAAHEQDVINVFDYYVAGEYKKAYEAFREGFDRMFTISKALSSAIVTQMPEKFEGTKAVTPAADLRSQLNSLAAEHFALAILGMQKGYNQAEDYDFVTWAENMNTHDFTKAIESIYGAEAASQFQKIWQKNHIQAQGQLVTATLENDEEARMAAEQSLQTFAETLGEFLGKATGGNLPADAATNALWAHEEDVIQTFDHYVAGDYQATYESFRDGYGFMFGVGEKLSDAIVKQMPDKFSAEQMPSDMPKTGMGGTATNSLWTWAAFGALVLISGGFMIRKKAQQ; encoded by the coding sequence TTGAAAACATTGAAAAAAGCAGTCGTAATGTTTATGGCAATCATGCTATTAATCCCATCTCTGGCGATGGCGCATGAAGGGGAAACACATGATAAACCGACATCAAAGACACCAGCCGCTGATTTGCGTGCAGGACTGGATCAATTACTATCTGAACACTTTGTATTAGCGACAACCGCTATGATTAAGGATTACAATGATGCCGAAGATGCTGATGAAGTTTATAAAAAACTTGATCAGAACGCAAAGGATATGACTCCGGTGATTGCTTCGGTTTATGGGGAAGAAGCAGCCGCAAAGTTTGAAGACATTTTTCTTGGACATAACGATTACACACCTGATTTTGTTGAAGCAAAAGTGAACAATGACAAGGAAGCTCGTCAGGCAGCTGAAGCTGAAGTTGATGAATTCGTAAAGCAATTCAGTTCATTCCTTGCTAAAGCAACAGAAGGTAACCTTCCTCAAGAAAAAGCAGCAAAAGTGTTAGCAGCACACGAACAAGATGTGATTAACGTATTTGATTATTATGTAGCTGGAGAATACAAAAAAGCATATGAGGCGTTCCGTGAAGGGTTCGACCGTATGTTTACGATCAGTAAAGCTCTATCAAGCGCAATTGTTACACAAATGCCTGAAAAATTTGAAGGAACAAAAGCAGTAACACCAGCCGCTGACTTGCGTTCTCAATTGAACAGTCTGGCTGCCGAGCACTTCGCTCTAGCCATTCTTGGAATGCAAAAAGGCTATAATCAGGCAGAAGATTATGATTTTGTAACATGGGCAGAAAACATGAATACGCATGATTTCACGAAAGCTATTGAATCTATTTATGGTGCGGAAGCGGCCTCACAGTTCCAGAAAATCTGGCAGAAAAACCACATCCAAGCACAAGGGCAACTTGTAACTGCAACACTTGAAAATGATGAAGAAGCACGTATGGCAGCGGAGCAAAGCCTGCAGACGTTTGCAGAAACGCTAGGTGAGTTCCTAGGTAAAGCAACGGGCGGAAACTTGCCAGCTGATGCTGCAACGAATGCACTTTGGGCACATGAAGAAGATGTTATCCAAACATTTGATCACTATGTAGCTGGCGATTACCAAGCAACATATGAGTCTTTCCGCGATGGATATGGCTTCATGTTTGGCGTAGGTGAAAAACTAAGTGACGCGATTGTCAAACAAATGCCTGATAAATTCTCAGCTGAGCAAATGCCATCTGACATGCCGAAGACCGGAATGGGCGGTACAGCCACAAACAGTCTTTGGACATGGGCAGCATTTGGAGCCCTTGTCTTGATCTCAGGCGGCTTCATGATTAGAAAAAAAGCACAGCAATAA
- a CDS encoding sulfite exporter TauE/SafE family protein, with protein MSILSFIAILAAGIAVGFINVMAGGGSLLTLPLLIFFGLPSSVANGTNRIALMAQNLVAITSFRKSGYFDWKLGLRLAIPAFLGSIVGARFAISLPDELFNRILSVVMLLVLAIIVWKPHKRLSQTSEQDTVAKKIGLILAFFLVGVYGGFIQAGVGFIIIAALTLMSGLSLVKINSLKAFIVAVYTVSALVIFIINDQIHWGYGLTLALGTSIGAFLGSRFAVKRGEKWIQRILIVAVLIMAIRLFFFT; from the coding sequence ATGTCGATTCTCTCATTCATAGCGATACTAGCAGCAGGCATTGCGGTAGGATTCATCAACGTCATGGCGGGCGGCGGCTCACTACTGACGCTGCCGCTGTTGATCTTCTTCGGGCTTCCGTCCTCCGTAGCAAACGGAACCAACCGGATCGCCCTCATGGCGCAAAACCTTGTCGCCATCACCTCTTTTCGAAAAAGCGGATACTTTGATTGGAAGCTGGGATTGCGGCTGGCGATCCCGGCCTTCTTGGGTTCGATCGTCGGAGCAAGATTCGCCATCTCCCTTCCCGACGAACTCTTTAACCGCATCTTATCCGTCGTGATGCTGCTCGTCTTAGCCATCATCGTTTGGAAGCCGCATAAGCGACTATCCCAAACATCGGAGCAAGACACTGTTGCCAAAAAAATCGGTCTCATCCTGGCGTTCTTTCTCGTCGGTGTCTACGGCGGATTCATTCAAGCAGGCGTCGGGTTCATCATCATTGCAGCCCTGACATTGATGTCCGGACTTTCCCTTGTGAAAATTAATAGCTTAAAAGCATTCATCGTCGCGGTCTACACGGTTTCCGCATTAGTCATCTTTATTATCAACGACCAAATACACTGGGGATACGGATTAACATTGGCCCTCGGTACAAGTATCGGTGCTTTTCTCGGCAGCCGATTTGCTGTGAAACGAGGAGAGAAATGGATACAGCGAATTTTAATCGTCGCCGTGCTCATAATGGCCATCAGACTATTCTTCTTTACTTAA
- a CDS encoding DUF3231 family protein, translated as MENGKDNVRLNASELANLWTQYQSDSMSIQVISYFIEKTEDQEIRKILEFAVGLSKSHVEKITEFFNAAVFPVPQGFTKKDVNYSAPSLFSDDLTLYYMYIMTLHGLTGYAAATGTSVRGDQRSFFIQCNEETMELYDKIVELMVQKGILSRPPSLNAPEQIDFVRNQNYLSGWIGKQRPLNAIEIDGLFFNAQKLMVKIVLEVGFSQVTPSKELRKYLQKGKTLCQKQVKILDSILSKENLPTPREWKSEVTNSTTPPFSDKLMLFHVVTLVSTAAGFYGAALSVVQRRDLAVQYARLIGQIGLYAEDGTNILIKNGWLEQPPLAADRVNLTNQK; from the coding sequence ATGGAAAACGGGAAGGATAATGTTCGTTTAAATGCTTCAGAATTGGCTAATTTATGGACACAATACCAAAGTGACAGCATGTCCATTCAAGTTATAAGTTATTTTATTGAAAAGACAGAAGATCAAGAGATACGAAAAATTTTAGAATTTGCTGTAGGATTATCAAAGTCACATGTTGAAAAAATTACGGAATTTTTTAATGCAGCTGTTTTTCCTGTTCCACAGGGGTTTACAAAGAAAGATGTAAACTACAGTGCCCCTTCGTTATTTTCAGATGATCTAACTTTATATTATATGTACATTATGACATTGCACGGCTTAACGGGTTACGCCGCGGCAACAGGTACGTCTGTCCGCGGCGATCAAAGGAGCTTTTTTATTCAATGTAATGAGGAAACGATGGAACTATACGATAAAATCGTCGAACTTATGGTGCAAAAGGGGATTCTCAGCAGACCTCCCAGCCTTAACGCGCCAGAGCAGATTGATTTTGTGAGAAACCAAAATTATTTAAGCGGATGGATCGGCAAACAACGGCCTCTTAATGCTATAGAGATCGATGGCCTCTTTTTTAATGCGCAAAAATTAATGGTTAAAATCGTGTTGGAAGTTGGATTCAGTCAAGTCACCCCGTCAAAAGAACTTCGCAAGTATTTACAAAAAGGAAAAACACTCTGTCAAAAACAAGTGAAAATTCTTGATTCGATCTTGTCTAAAGAGAATTTGCCTACACCAAGGGAGTGGAAATCTGAAGTCACCAATTCCACGACTCCTCCTTTTTCGGATAAATTGATGTTATTTCATGTGGTTACACTGGTTTCGACAGCTGCCGGATTTTACGGAGCTGCGCTATCCGTTGTGCAAAGGAGAGATTTGGCGGTACAGTACGCACGTCTCATTGGACAAATTGGATTGTATGCTGAAGATGGTACCAATATTTTGATCAAGAACGGGTGGTTAGAGCAGCCTCCGTTGGCAGCAGACCGGGTTAACTTAACTAATCAAAAATAA
- a CDS encoding PadR family transcriptional regulator, with product MDNKVLRKLFLGFIHIHILHHAKEEAIYGSWMLEELREHGYEMSAGTLYPILHNMEVDQLLNKEEVNVNGKIRKYYRITEKGDTVLQEAREKAYELFKEIK from the coding sequence TTGGATAACAAAGTATTGCGCAAGCTATTTCTCGGATTTATTCACATTCACATTTTGCACCATGCCAAAGAAGAAGCGATTTACGGGTCATGGATGCTCGAGGAACTGCGTGAACATGGCTACGAAATGAGCGCCGGCACGCTGTATCCGATCCTGCACAATATGGAAGTCGATCAACTGCTGAACAAAGAAGAAGTGAATGTAAACGGGAAAATCAGAAAATATTACCGAATCACTGAAAAGGGCGACACTGTGCTTCAGGAAGCACGCGAAAAGGCATATGAACTTTTCAAGGAAATTAAGTAG
- a CDS encoding chromate transporter — MDKQSTNKSTFHILLEILLASTKLGFTSFGGPVAHLAYFKDEYIDRRKWLDDKTYSDIIALCQFLPGPASSQVGISIGMLRGGILGGIVSWIGFTLPSVIVLVVFAMLYQTFTLGDAGFIHSLKIVAAAIVLHALIGLGKKLTPDKTRLAIAIAAAFVMLLYPSAWMQILIIVAAGVLGLTLFKDKAESNVKPFSVNISKKTGVISLGILVFGLVALPIMTKLTDNPLLSIFDIFFRVGSLVFGGGHVVLPMLEREVVPTGWMSPEEFLAGYGMAQAVPGPLFTFSSYLGTMMEGIGGAIVATIGIFLPSFLLVIAALPFLNELRKRSSFQGILMGVNASVVGILLAAFYDPVIKSSIFEASDFALGVVLFALLNIWKVPAWLIVILGIIGGYLINLIGI, encoded by the coding sequence ATGGATAAACAATCAACCAATAAAAGTACGTTTCACATCTTATTAGAGATTCTATTGGCTTCCACAAAATTAGGGTTTACCTCGTTTGGCGGCCCTGTTGCCCATTTGGCTTACTTTAAAGATGAGTATATCGACCGTCGAAAATGGCTGGATGATAAAACGTACTCAGATATCATTGCCCTATGCCAGTTCCTGCCTGGGCCAGCAAGCAGTCAGGTCGGGATTTCAATAGGGATGCTGCGTGGAGGAATATTGGGAGGAATCGTGTCGTGGATTGGTTTCACCCTTCCTTCCGTTATTGTGCTCGTCGTATTTGCCATGCTCTATCAGACCTTCACATTAGGAGATGCAGGATTCATTCATAGTTTGAAGATCGTAGCGGCGGCCATTGTACTGCACGCGTTAATCGGCTTAGGGAAAAAACTAACCCCGGATAAAACGCGGCTTGCTATCGCCATTGCAGCGGCCTTTGTTATGCTGCTTTATCCTTCCGCATGGATGCAGATTCTCATCATTGTAGCGGCAGGAGTGCTCGGTTTAACCCTTTTTAAAGATAAAGCTGAGTCCAACGTCAAGCCTTTCTCTGTTAACATTTCTAAAAAAACAGGCGTGATTTCGCTAGGAATTCTCGTCTTTGGTCTCGTCGCCCTCCCCATCATGACAAAACTGACTGACAACCCATTGCTAAGTATTTTTGATATCTTCTTCAGAGTAGGGTCATTGGTGTTTGGCGGCGGTCATGTAGTCTTGCCGATGCTTGAGCGGGAAGTTGTGCCAACAGGTTGGATGTCACCTGAAGAATTTTTAGCTGGCTACGGCATGGCACAAGCTGTACCTGGACCACTATTTACGTTTTCCAGTTATTTAGGAACGATGATGGAAGGAATCGGCGGCGCTATCGTAGCTACGATCGGAATATTTTTGCCATCGTTTCTACTCGTTATCGCAGCCTTACCGTTTCTGAACGAATTGCGAAAACGCTCTTCCTTCCAGGGAATTCTCATGGGTGTGAATGCCAGTGTAGTAGGGATTTTATTAGCGGCGTTCTATGACCCTGTAATCAAAAGTTCGATCTTCGAGGCATCCGACTTCGCCCTCGGTGTCGTCCTATTCGCCTTGCTGAACATCTGGAAAGTCCCAGCCTGGCTCATCGTCATCCTAGGCATAATCGGCGGCTACCTCATCAACCTAATCGGCATTTAA
- a CDS encoding DUF3231 family protein: protein MTSQSQLTAPEIANLWISYQNDSMSTHMISYLAKHTEDREIRSVLEYAIRLSNEHITKVTKLLKKEKYPIPAGFTEKDVNFDAPKLYSDHLCLYYMIDMSKFALPAYGLALSTTTREDVMAFYSTCLNETQELFKRAKKLAIKKGIFIFPPNLPTPNSIDFIKRQDFLSGWFDRRPLLGIEISDLIYNAKRTALGEALVTGFAQTAKKSEVKKYFERGRKMTKKHFETFRSILLEEDLPQGTNLLTSEVTPSTIAPFSDKMMMYHATTFTASGVAQYGFSVSSSPRRDLGLAYTRLMADTALYAEDGSNIMIDNGWMEQPPGSVDRDKLVKSNK from the coding sequence ATGACAAGTCAATCACAGCTGACGGCACCTGAAATCGCGAACCTCTGGATATCGTATCAAAATGATTCGATGTCGACCCATATGATTTCTTACCTTGCGAAACATACAGAGGATCGGGAAATCCGTTCCGTTCTCGAATACGCGATTCGCCTTTCCAACGAACATATAACGAAAGTTACGAAGCTTTTAAAAAAGGAGAAGTACCCCATTCCTGCCGGTTTCACCGAAAAAGATGTGAACTTTGATGCCCCAAAATTATACTCAGACCATCTCTGCCTGTATTATATGATCGATATGTCCAAATTCGCTTTACCTGCTTACGGGTTGGCTTTATCGACCACCACACGGGAAGATGTAATGGCTTTCTATTCAACGTGTTTAAATGAAACACAAGAACTTTTTAAAAGAGCGAAAAAGTTAGCCATCAAAAAAGGAATTTTTATCTTTCCCCCAAATTTACCTACCCCAAATTCCATTGACTTCATTAAGAGGCAGGATTTTTTATCGGGATGGTTTGATAGACGCCCTCTTTTAGGAATTGAGATTTCAGATCTTATTTACAATGCCAAGCGAACAGCTTTAGGAGAAGCTCTCGTGACCGGTTTTGCTCAGACCGCTAAAAAGAGCGAGGTTAAGAAGTACTTTGAGCGGGGACGAAAAATGACGAAAAAGCATTTCGAAACGTTCAGGTCTATCCTATTAGAGGAAGATTTACCACAAGGGACGAACCTTCTGACATCAGAAGTGACGCCTTCGACGATCGCTCCTTTCTCAGACAAAATGATGATGTACCATGCGACCACCTTTACCGCTTCCGGCGTCGCTCAATATGGATTCTCTGTATCATCAAGCCCAAGGCGGGACCTCGGATTAGCCTACACACGCCTAATGGCAGACACCGCGCTTTACGCAGAAGATGGTTCAAATATAATGATTGATAACGGATGGATGGAGCAGCCCCCCGGCTCAGTAGACCGCGATAAATTAGTCAAAAGCAACAAATAA
- a CDS encoding efflux RND transporter permease subunit, translating to MKLVNESVKRPVGVIMIVAAILGLGFVSLRSLTIDLFPDIELPIAVVSTSYEGAAPQEVEKLVSRPIESAVSSLEGLEVLQSRSQAGASLVMMQFNTGVDLDSTLLEVREKVDSVTSVLPEGAGEPSVLRFNPQQLPIMTIGLSGDTPENLQKLAENRLIPLFERQEGVASVTVEGGRTREVQVLIDRAQMAQYGLNAQTIIQALNSSNQSASASNIQKGQKDLQIRISGEYESIEDVRETIIQTPDGASLTLDQIADVEENFATSNTISEVNGTPAVVLSFLKKTDSNTVETADQIHAAMEEAKSELPEDVELEVVLDTSEFVKTSINSVVKNIIIGGIISVFILLLFLKSIRATLVIGISIPIAIISTFTLMYFTGETLNVLTMGGLALGIGMMVDSSIVILESIYSYRQRGYSMAEASKLGASELAPAVIASATTTLVVFLPIIFVEGIASELFTPLALTVSFALIASLAVSVTLVPMLSSKLLTKTIASSGRRYWFDRFLEKVNDAYRSLLRKVLKYRKTTVLATVISVAIGVALIPLIGTEFIPPSDQGQVQVSVNMPEGTGIETTQEFTNQVDDRLKEFSDVIDVSYLTIGGGGIGGGVGNSSSDFASYTIQLVDPGEREQTTKAVTEDINEALQGIAGADIAVSEMEAGLGTGAPLQIQLNGPEYEVLDQLSRQVVYLMEDVEGISEPTSSTDEGRPEMQIDVNAQKAAQYGLSDQQVINQIQLAFSGQIATRYREGGNEIDVRLILPKEERQTIADLEGMSVQTPTGAIIPLATIADLQQVQGPVSLLREGQQPQVNVEADVVGRDLGSTTEAVRAQLDSLNFPEGYSYSIGGQAEDMRDAFGDLALALVFSIFLVYAVMAVQFENFLFPLIIMFSLPATIVGVSGGLFITGLPFSLPAFVGIIMLAGIVVNNAIVLVDYINILRRNSYDRREAILEAGPNRLRPILMTTLTTVLGMLPLALGIGQGAEAQQPLAVTIIFGLTVSSFFTLILIPVVYTYFDDLSNKITGYFKKQED from the coding sequence GTGAAGCTTGTAAACGAATCCGTCAAGCGTCCGGTCGGAGTGATCATGATTGTCGCTGCCATTCTCGGGCTTGGTTTCGTATCACTGCGATCGCTTACGATCGATCTTTTTCCAGATATTGAACTGCCGATCGCTGTGGTATCAACGAGTTACGAAGGTGCAGCCCCGCAAGAAGTTGAAAAATTGGTCAGTCGTCCGATTGAATCTGCAGTCAGCTCGCTTGAAGGGCTTGAAGTCTTGCAATCACGGTCTCAAGCAGGTGCATCACTTGTGATGATGCAGTTTAATACAGGAGTTGATCTTGACAGCACGTTGCTTGAAGTAAGGGAGAAGGTCGATTCCGTAACGAGTGTACTGCCGGAGGGGGCAGGAGAGCCGAGCGTGCTGCGTTTCAATCCCCAGCAGCTGCCGATCATGACGATTGGATTGTCAGGCGATACGCCGGAAAATTTGCAGAAATTGGCCGAGAATCGACTCATTCCCTTATTTGAACGCCAGGAAGGAGTGGCCTCCGTCACAGTTGAAGGCGGGCGAACGCGTGAAGTTCAAGTGCTGATCGACCGCGCCCAAATGGCGCAATACGGACTCAATGCGCAGACGATTATTCAAGCGTTAAATTCCTCGAATCAGTCCGCTTCTGCCAGCAACATTCAAAAAGGGCAGAAGGATCTGCAAATTCGGATCAGTGGGGAGTACGAAAGCATTGAGGATGTGCGCGAGACGATTATCCAAACACCAGATGGCGCCAGCCTCACCCTTGATCAAATCGCTGATGTCGAGGAGAATTTTGCTACGTCGAATACGATTTCTGAGGTGAATGGCACGCCGGCCGTTGTGTTATCATTTTTGAAAAAAACCGATAGTAATACAGTCGAAACCGCGGATCAGATTCATGCAGCCATGGAAGAAGCGAAGAGTGAGCTGCCGGAAGATGTCGAACTGGAAGTCGTGCTCGACACGAGTGAATTTGTCAAAACTTCGATCAATAGTGTAGTAAAAAATATTATCATCGGCGGGATTATCTCTGTATTCATCTTGCTGTTGTTTTTGAAAAGTATCCGTGCGACGCTCGTTATCGGGATTTCGATTCCGATCGCAATTATTTCAACGTTCACTTTGATGTATTTCACAGGTGAAACGCTCAATGTTCTGACGATGGGCGGACTGGCGCTCGGAATTGGTATGATGGTCGACAGCTCGATCGTGATTTTAGAGAGCATTTATAGTTATCGGCAGCGTGGATACTCGATGGCTGAAGCTTCGAAACTGGGTGCTTCTGAACTGGCTCCCGCTGTCATCGCCTCCGCAACGACGACACTCGTTGTATTTTTGCCGATTATTTTTGTGGAAGGGATCGCCTCGGAGCTGTTCACGCCCTTAGCGTTAACGGTGTCGTTTGCACTGATCGCCTCGCTTGCCGTATCGGTTACGCTCGTACCAATGCTGTCATCGAAGCTGTTAACGAAGACAATTGCATCAAGCGGCCGCCGCTATTGGTTCGACCGATTTTTAGAAAAGGTAAACGATGCGTATCGCAGCTTGTTACGAAAAGTGTTGAAGTATAGAAAAACAACGGTGCTTGCGACCGTGATCAGTGTGGCGATTGGAGTCGCGCTGATCCCGTTGATCGGCACGGAATTTATTCCGCCCTCTGACCAAGGACAAGTGCAAGTTAGTGTTAACATGCCTGAGGGGACAGGAATAGAAACCACTCAAGAGTTTACCAACCAGGTGGACGATCGTCTCAAGGAATTTAGTGACGTCATAGACGTGAGCTATCTGACGATTGGCGGCGGAGGCATCGGCGGTGGAGTGGGCAACAGTTCTTCTGACTTTGCCTCCTACACGATACAGCTTGTTGATCCGGGAGAACGCGAGCAGACCACAAAGGCTGTCACGGAAGACATTAACGAAGCTTTACAAGGTATAGCGGGGGCCGATATAGCGGTCAGTGAAATGGAAGCCGGACTTGGCACAGGTGCGCCGTTGCAGATCCAGCTGAATGGCCCCGAATACGAAGTGCTCGATCAGTTGTCTCGTCAGGTTGTCTATTTAATGGAAGATGTGGAGGGGATCAGTGAACCGACCTCTTCTACAGATGAAGGACGTCCAGAAATGCAAATCGATGTGAATGCCCAGAAGGCGGCTCAGTATGGCTTAAGTGATCAGCAAGTCATCAACCAGATTCAGCTCGCCTTTAGCGGACAAATCGCCACCCGATATCGTGAGGGCGGCAACGAAATTGATGTTCGATTGATTTTGCCAAAAGAAGAACGCCAAACGATTGCTGATTTAGAAGGGATGTCGGTACAGACACCGACCGGAGCAATTATCCCCTTGGCAACGATTGCCGACTTGCAGCAAGTTCAAGGCCCTGTTTCTTTATTGCGGGAAGGGCAGCAGCCGCAGGTAAACGTGGAAGCGGACGTCGTGGGCCGTGACCTCGGCAGTACGACTGAAGCGGTTCGCGCGCAGCTCGACAGCTTGAATTTTCCGGAAGGCTACTCATATTCGATTGGCGGACAAGCGGAAGACATGCGCGATGCCTTTGGTGATCTGGCGCTTGCGCTCGTGTTTTCCATCTTTCTCGTGTATGCCGTAATGGCGGTCCAGTTTGAGAATTTCCTATTCCCGTTGATTATTATGTTCTCGCTGCCCGCGACGATCGTAGGGGTGTCGGGAGGGTTATTTATCACCGGCTTGCCATTCAGTCTGCCAGCGTTTGTCGGAATTATCATGCTCGCGGGGATTGTCGTCAACAATGCGATTGTGCTCGTTGATTACATTAATATATTGCGAAGAAATTCATATGATCGCAGGGAAGCGATTTTAGAAGCGGGACCAAACCGTCTGCGACCAATTTTGATGACCACGCTTACGACCGTGTTAGGCATGCTGCCGCTTGCGCTCGGCATCGGGCAAGGCGCTGAAGCACAGCAGCCGCTTGCTGTAACGATCATCTTTGGGCTGACCGTTTCAAGCTTCTTCACGCTTATCCTGATCCCCGTCGTCTACACCTACTTTGACGACCTATCCAATAAAATCACCGGCTACTTCAAAAAACAAGAAGACTAG